Proteins encoded together in one Mycobacterium sp. MS1601 window:
- a CDS encoding D-alanine--D-alanine ligase family protein: MTAPSQPPGRIRVAVVFGGRSSEHAISCVSAGSILRNLDPERFEAVPVGITPDGGWVLSSATPASLAIADGKLPAVTDGSGEALTLTTSPQRSGELVSLGKGAGEVLAAVDVVFPVLHGPYGEDGTIQGLLELAGVPYVGAGVLASAAGMDKEFTKKLLAAEGLPIGDQVVLRPRQETLEPEQRERLGLPVFVKPARGGSSIGVSRVASWDQLDAAIAEARRHDPKVIVEAAVLGRELEVGVLELPDGRLEASTVGEIRVAGVRGREDGFYDFATKYLDDAAELDVPAKIDDDVADEIRQLAIRAFQAIDCQGLARVDFFLTDTGPVLNEINTMPGFTTISMYPRMWAASGVDYPTLLSAMVETALARGTGLR, translated from the coding sequence GTGACTGCTCCCTCCCAACCTCCGGGCCGCATCCGCGTCGCCGTCGTCTTCGGCGGACGGAGCAGTGAACACGCCATCTCCTGCGTCTCCGCGGGCAGCATCCTGCGGAATCTGGACCCCGAGCGTTTCGAGGCGGTGCCGGTGGGCATCACCCCGGATGGTGGCTGGGTCCTCAGTTCGGCCACCCCGGCCAGCCTGGCGATCGCCGACGGCAAGCTGCCCGCCGTCACCGACGGATCCGGCGAGGCGTTGACGCTGACCACCAGTCCGCAACGCAGCGGCGAACTGGTGTCCCTCGGCAAGGGCGCCGGTGAGGTCCTGGCTGCCGTCGACGTGGTGTTCCCGGTGCTGCACGGCCCGTACGGCGAGGACGGCACCATCCAAGGACTGCTGGAACTTGCCGGCGTGCCCTATGTCGGTGCCGGTGTGCTGGCCAGCGCCGCGGGCATGGACAAGGAGTTCACCAAGAAGCTGTTGGCGGCCGAGGGCCTGCCGATCGGTGACCAGGTGGTGCTGCGGCCGCGGCAGGAGACGCTGGAACCCGAGCAGCGCGAGCGTCTCGGTCTGCCGGTGTTCGTCAAGCCTGCGCGTGGCGGTTCGTCGATCGGGGTCAGCAGGGTGGCGTCGTGGGACCAGCTGGATGCCGCCATCGCCGAGGCCCGTCGGCACGATCCGAAGGTGATCGTTGAGGCCGCGGTGCTGGGGCGTGAACTCGAGGTCGGCGTGCTCGAACTTCCCGACGGCCGCCTCGAGGCCAGCACCGTCGGTGAGATCCGGGTGGCCGGGGTGCGCGGCCGTGAGGACGGGTTCTACGACTTCGCCACCAAGTACCTCGACGATGCCGCCGAACTCGACGTGCCCGCCAAGATCGACGACGACGTGGCCGACGAGATCCGCCAGTTGGCCATCCGCGCCTTCCAGGCCATCGACTGTCAGGGGCTGGCGCGGGTGGATTTCTTCCTCACCGACACCGGTCCGGTGCTCAACGAGATCAACACCATGCCCGGATTCACCACCATCTCCATGTATCCGCGGATGTGGGCGGCCAGCGGCGTCGACTACCCGACGCTGTTGTCGGCGATGGTGGAGACGGCACTGGCCCGGGGAACCGGGCTGCGTTGA
- the cofC gene encoding 2-phospho-L-lactate guanylyltransferase has product MSSTQSSTPVHAGLVIAVKRLSAAKTRLAPVLSAEARAQLVLAMLLDTISAAQQVSTVASITVVTPDEAAATAAARLGALVLDDPTPAGHPDPLNNAIRAAERTVSRSTANIVVLQGDLPALRPHELAEAIEGARHYPRSFVADHHGGGTAAMFAFGVPLDPHLGTNSAALHRNSGAIELTGAWPGLRCDIDTADDLCAAQRLGLGPATDAATAHVVGRC; this is encoded by the coding sequence ATGAGTAGCACGCAGTCGTCCACCCCGGTGCACGCCGGGCTGGTGATCGCGGTCAAACGGCTCAGTGCCGCCAAGACCCGGTTGGCGCCGGTGCTGTCGGCGGAAGCACGCGCGCAACTCGTGTTGGCAATGCTGCTGGACACCATCTCCGCGGCCCAGCAGGTGTCCACGGTGGCGTCCATCACCGTGGTGACCCCAGACGAGGCGGCGGCGACGGCGGCGGCCCGCCTCGGGGCCCTGGTGCTCGATGACCCCACCCCGGCCGGCCATCCCGATCCGCTGAACAACGCCATCCGGGCTGCCGAGCGAACCGTCTCCCGCAGCACAGCGAACATCGTTGTGCTGCAAGGAGATCTACCCGCCCTGCGCCCACACGAACTCGCAGAGGCCATCGAGGGAGCGCGGCACTACCCCCGGAGTTTTGTGGCCGACCACCACGGCGGCGGCACCGCCGCGATGTTCGCCTTCGGAGTGCCCCTCGATCCCCACCTGGGAACCAATTCTGCTGCGCTACACAGGAATTCAGGAGCGATTGAGCTCACCGGGGCGTGGCCGGGGCTGCGTTGCGATATCGACACCGCCGACGATCTGTGCGCCGCGCAGCGGCTCGGTCTGGGACCGGCCACCGACGCCGCCACTGCTCACGTCGTCGGCCGATGCTAG
- a CDS encoding cystathionine gamma-lyase has translation MDERLGASTRSVKAVSSQAVPGQPVPPQPVSAATYHLAQEGGEGLDFYGRATNPTWRQTEVAIAQLENAAAALVFGSGMAAVTAALRVLSRPGSVVVVPGDGYYQVRTYAAEYLAPLGVTVREASCAQMYEAAADADVVMAETPANPGLDVVDLRRLAQVCRSSGARLVVDNTTATPLGQQPLALGADLVVASATKALSGHSDLLAGYVAGDDAELMAAVERERLLAGPILGSFEAWLLLRSLGSAGLRIDRQCTTALALATMLSSHPAVTSVRYPGLPTDPAYAVAATQMARFGGLVSVQLADAEAVHRLVERSELAVAATSFGGIHTSVDRRARWGDPVSDGFARISLGIEDTDDVLSDVERALA, from the coding sequence ATGGACGAGAGACTCGGGGCATCGACGCGAAGCGTGAAAGCGGTCAGCTCACAAGCTGTTCCGGGACAGCCGGTACCACCGCAACCGGTGTCGGCGGCCACCTATCACCTGGCCCAGGAGGGCGGCGAAGGCCTGGATTTCTACGGCCGTGCCACCAATCCCACCTGGCGGCAGACGGAGGTGGCGATAGCACAGCTGGAGAATGCCGCGGCAGCCTTGGTGTTCGGCTCGGGGATGGCGGCGGTGACCGCCGCGCTGCGGGTGCTCAGCCGGCCGGGTTCAGTGGTGGTGGTGCCGGGCGACGGCTACTACCAGGTGCGGACATATGCAGCTGAATACCTTGCGCCCCTTGGTGTTACGGTGCGTGAGGCCAGCTGCGCACAAATGTACGAGGCGGCTGCTGACGCAGACGTGGTGATGGCTGAGACACCGGCCAACCCCGGCCTCGACGTGGTGGACCTACGCCGCCTGGCTCAGGTGTGCCGCAGCAGCGGGGCTCGCTTGGTGGTCGACAACACCACCGCCACCCCGCTGGGGCAACAGCCGCTGGCGCTGGGTGCAGACCTGGTGGTGGCCAGCGCCACCAAAGCCCTGTCGGGCCACAGTGATCTGCTGGCCGGCTACGTCGCAGGCGACGATGCCGAATTGATGGCCGCGGTGGAACGTGAACGGCTGCTCGCCGGACCCATCCTGGGCTCGTTCGAGGCGTGGCTGTTGCTGCGCAGCCTGGGCAGTGCCGGACTGCGGATCGACCGGCAGTGCACCACCGCCCTGGCACTGGCGACCATGCTGTCGAGCCACCCGGCTGTGACCTCGGTCCGCTATCCCGGACTGCCCACCGATCCCGCATACGCCGTCGCGGCAACGCAGATGGCCCGCTTCGGCGGGCTGGTGTCGGTGCAACTGGCCGACGCCGAGGCCGTGCACCGGTTGGTTGAGCGCAGCGAGCTGGCGGTGGCCGCGACCAGCTTCGGCGGCATCCACACTTCGGTGGATCGCCGGGCCCGCTGGGGTGACCCGGTGAGCGATGGCTTCGCCCGGATCTCGCTGGGCATCGAGGACACCGACGATGTGCTGAGTGATGTCGAGCGTGCGCTCGCTTGA
- a CDS encoding NAD(P)H-dependent glycerol-3-phosphate dehydrogenase, protein MSATVGTATVMGAGAWGTALAKVLADAGSDVRLWARREAIADEINRDRRNTDYLGDVVLPARIRATTDPVDALRGVTTVLLATPSQQLRANLADWTPALEPGVTLVSTAKGIELGTLMRMSQVISQVSGVDDNQVAVLSGPNLAAEVAAEQPAATVIACRDSGRAVTLQRSLNTGYFRPYTNSDVIGTEIGGACKNVIALACGMAAGVGLGENTAAAIITRGLAEIMRLGIALGAKSATLAGLAGVGDLVATCSSPRSRNRAFGERLGQGQTLEQAQLGGGGHVAEGVTSCQSVLALASSYDVEMPLTDAVHRVCHRGLSVFEAVALLLGRSTKPE, encoded by the coding sequence ATGAGCGCCACGGTGGGCACCGCGACGGTGATGGGCGCAGGCGCGTGGGGCACGGCGCTGGCCAAGGTGCTGGCCGATGCGGGCAGCGACGTGCGGTTGTGGGCGCGTCGGGAGGCCATCGCCGACGAGATCAACCGTGACCGTCGCAACACCGACTACCTGGGTGACGTCGTGTTGCCGGCCCGTATTCGGGCCACCACCGATCCGGTGGACGCACTGCGGGGTGTCACCACGGTTCTGCTGGCGACGCCATCTCAGCAGTTGCGCGCCAACCTGGCCGACTGGACCCCGGCGCTGGAGCCGGGCGTCACCCTGGTCAGCACCGCCAAAGGCATCGAACTCGGCACGTTGATGCGGATGAGTCAGGTGATCAGCCAGGTCAGCGGCGTCGATGACAATCAAGTCGCCGTCCTGTCGGGGCCCAACCTGGCCGCCGAGGTGGCGGCCGAACAACCGGCGGCCACCGTCATCGCCTGTCGGGATTCCGGACGCGCCGTGACCTTGCAGCGCAGTCTGAACACCGGGTACTTCCGGCCGTACACCAACTCCGATGTCATCGGCACCGAGATCGGTGGTGCCTGCAAGAATGTCATCGCCCTGGCCTGCGGGATGGCTGCCGGGGTGGGGCTGGGGGAAAACACCGCCGCAGCCATCATCACCCGCGGGCTGGCCGAGATCATGCGGCTGGGGATCGCGTTGGGAGCCAAGAGTGCGACGCTGGCCGGGCTGGCCGGAGTCGGTGACCTGGTGGCCACCTGCTCGTCGCCGCGATCCCGCAACCGTGCGTTCGGTGAGCGGCTGGGGCAGGGCCAGACGTTGGAGCAGGCTCAGCTGGGCGGCGGCGGGCATGTCGCCGAGGGCGTGACATCGTGCCAATCGGTACTGGCGCTGGCGTCCAGTTACGACGTGGAGATGCCGCTGACCGACGCCGTGCACCGTGTGTGCCACCGCGGGCTGTCGGTGTTCGAAGCCGTGGCGCTGCTGCTGGGACGCAGTACGAAACCGGAGTGA